A single Brassica rapa cultivar Chiifu-401-42 chromosome A04, CAAS_Brap_v3.01, whole genome shotgun sequence DNA region contains:
- the LOC103864483 gene encoding LOB domain-containing protein 10, with the protein MASTPCAACKLLRRKCTQECVFAPYFPPTQPQKFIYVHKVFGASNVTKILNDLPPPSREDAVNSLYYEAEARIRDPIYGCVGLISFLQQCLKKIQQDLVTAKEELAGYIGPDAVNPQQPYLPPLANNPPPNFMMAMEGMPHGVVPQGEPLIMREPNMPQHQHQPQDEQMQLMGTDAHRMAAMILERGDQQGMFNGYGIDNNGSVTATGFNQMDVNDHTSGGSMSGPSLALGSFGDAYQMGHETEHHISHDQLQTQLMLQPPLQEGQEQNEGQFLMQPMGQENLHEEEDEEELEPPVKWRKSESKEASY; encoded by the coding sequence ATGGCTTCGACACCTTGTGCAGCTTGCAAGCTCTTGAGACGAAAGTGCACTCAAGAATGCGTCTTTGCGCCCTATTTTCCACCAACTCAGCCTCAGAAGTTCATATATGTTCACAAAGTCTTTGGAGCAAGCAATGTAACCAAGATCCTCAACGATCTCCCACCTCCAAGCCGCGAAGACGCTGTTAACTCCCTCTACTATGAAGCCGAGGCCCGTATCCGTGACCCAATCTACGGATGCGTTGGTCTAATCTCCTTCTTACAACAATGTCTCAAGAAAATCCAACAAGATCTTGTCACTGCAAAAGAAGAGCTTGCTGGTTACATTGGACCCGATGCTGTGAATCCACAACAGCCTTATCTTCCTCCTCTGGCCAATAACCCTCCACCCAATTTCATGATGGCTATGGAAGGAATGCCCCATGGAGTGGTCCCTCAAGGAGAACCGTTGATCATGCGCGAACCAAACATGCCTCAGCATCAACATCAACCGCAAGATGAGCAGATGCAACTCATGGGTACTGATGCACATAGAATGGCTGCAATGATTTTGGAGAGAGGAGACCAGCAAGGGATGTTCAACGGTTACGGGATAGACAACAATGGGTCGGTTACAGCCACTGGTTTTAACCAGATGGATGTGAATGATCACACATCTGGTGGGTCGATGTCTGGACCATCTCTTGCTTTAGGAAGCTTTGGTGATGCTTATCAAATGGGTCACGAGACAGAGCATCACATCAGTCATGATCAGCTTCAGACACAGCTTATGCTTCAGCCTCCATTACAGGAAGGTCAAGAGCAAAATGAAGGACAGTTTCTGATGCAGCCAATGGGACAAGAGAATCTCCATGAAGAAGAGGATGAGGAAGAGCTTGAGCCACCGGTTAAGTGGAGGAAATCTGAGAGCAAGGAAGCTAGTTATTAA
- the LOC103864630 gene encoding uncharacterized protein LOC103864630 yields the protein MQAKDKYYLTRNKYLYVGTVAQAQRCSLPAHQASTGECIATYLNLTGSRLGIPLSATVASLYRNGNWRLPPARSEQQTQLQIHLTTVNLTSDKDYFEWEIDSRVTTTFSTGDVYTYLRGTVNEVDWATVVWNSYGIPRHNFHTWLMILDRCPTRDRLLRWGISVSHLCLLCNNASESRDHIYFDCNFSFDLWAISARRCGLTPNRSWSDTITQLRSLPMDRSSRPHRLLVLLAWQSTIYWVWNERNARLHSNIYRSVDSLFKTIDLQIRNRTQSFRVTNPRLSSQLLQSWIRLA from the exons ATGCAAGCAAAAGACAAGTACTATTTAACACGTAACAAGTATTTATACGTCGGCACGGTTGCTCAAGCTCAAAGATGTAGTCTTCCCGCTCATCAAGCTTCGACTGGAGAATG CATTGCTACCTATCTCAACTTGACTGGCTCAAGACTTGGCATCCCACTATCTGCAACGGTAGCTTCCCTCTATAGGAACGGTAACTGGCGTCTCCCACCTGCAAGATCAGAGCAACAAACCCAACTTCAGATTCACTTGACGACTGTCAATTTAACTTCAGATAAAGACTACTTCGAATGGGAAATTGATAGTAGGGTCACCACCACCTTCTCAACTGGTGATGTCTATACTTATCTTAGAGGAACAGTGAATGAGGTTGACTGGGCTACTGTGGTTTGGAACTCTTATGGGATCCCTCGTCACAACTTCCACACATGGCTAATGATTTTGGATAGGTGCCCGACGAGAGATCGCTTGCTTCGTTGGGGAATCTCAGTTTCACATCTCTGCTTGCTGTGTAACAATGCTTCTGAGAGCCGTGATCACATCTATTTCGACTGCAACTTCTCCTTTGACTTATGGGCAATAAGCGCGAGGAGATGTGGGCTCACTCCAAACCGTTCCTGGTCAGACACCATCACGCAACTGAGAAGCCTCCCAATGGACCGTTCATCGAGACCTCATAGACTTCTTGTCCTCCTAGCTTGGCAATCTACGATCTATTGGGTCTGGAATGAGAGAAACGCACGGTTGCACTCTAACATCTACCGCTCCGTCGACTCTCTCTTCAAAACTATCGATCTTCAGATTAGAAACAGAACTCAGAGTTTCCGGGTGACTAACCCCAGACTGTCTTCCCAACTACTACAGTCCTGGATCCGACTTGCATGA
- the LOC103864484 gene encoding uncharacterized protein LOC103864484 gives MASLSLLSGGALQARCARHAHVSPRAAHPTKPAPPSSSLTGASRRNLLFSLTAATVVTGLQPASMAETIPLFGIRKKLKKAEEEAVEIVKEGFETAEKGLETAEKGLEAAEKGVETAEKEIETAVSYNGLTQAGAVVAAEFVGVLVATSVVNGILGPEAQKS, from the coding sequence ATGGCTTCGCTTTCTTTACTCAGCGGCGGTGCTCTCCAGGCTCGTTGCGCAAGACATGCGCATGTTAGCCCACGCGCGGCGCATCCTACCAAACCCGCTCCTCCGTCCTCCTCTCTAACCGGCGCCTCTCGCAGGAACCTGCTGTTTTCCCTGACGGCAGCCACGGTGGTGACGGGACTGCAGCCTGCATCAATGGCGGAGACTATTCCGTTGTTCGGGATCAGAAAGAAGCTGAAGAAGGCAGAAGAAGAAGCGGTGGAGATCGTGAAGGAAGGCTTCGAGACGGCGGAGAAAGGACTAGAGACGGCTGAGAAGGGATTAGAGGCGGCGGAGAAGGGAGTAGAGACGGCGGAGAAAGAAATCGAGACGGCGGTTAGTTATAACGGATTGACGCAGGCGGGAGCAGTTGTGGCGGCTGAGTTCGTCGGAGTTCTTGTCGCAACTTCAGTCGTCAACGGGATTTTAGGACCTGAAGCCCAGAAGTCGTAG